The proteins below are encoded in one region of Telopea speciosissima isolate NSW1024214 ecotype Mountain lineage chromosome 10, Tspe_v1, whole genome shotgun sequence:
- the LOC122642390 gene encoding uncharacterized protein LOC122642390 isoform X4, with product MSQENQVTNSSPMENAPVKRKRGRPRKDENLVCGKPASTSPPVIDIVRRKRRRRVDEISDAMVGQAVSGVLEGSFEAGYMLTVKVGDTNTVLRGVVFEPGLSVPISVANDVAPHVKMFKRNEISLPTQVRGTNLQSEQNNERLVKVSVNEGVLASKVFSPVKLVPRAPQLSPYQVQINPMAFSKGEVNDANNVPKTAPHALQPEESKTKCSPSLPAKGLAGEASGDANHADQVSSQLAASQTENRIPTDVMQNDKSGLPTRDAPHALPQEDSKAKRSPSLPAEGLASEASDDDNHTVQVPSQPAASQIENRMPIDVMHNDKSGLPTGEAEALPVDACQVVQVSMQTAAPQIEKRKSIDLFSNDKSDLPTSEPEGVPSDINQMIPVPSQAAASQVKALKPTYVLPNDKLDLPAREPEGPLNDASQVVEDSLQAAAPQRESGKSANVVPDDKTDLLTRELDSSNQASLIKPEQFVQPVVKGEHSAAQPLQLEHDRAVAPSEMFQENKAAALIKRPLKNSSAPEDSESIPSTEPFVEKLSGSESIDQVTQVQSHAMISELQPGWHADVALTSGGSEVKLNCIPVSDPPQAVAAQPDNEVTYFLEKKASPKGDTPQDLTFKLSDEIPSKAEFSQLDGRAKADVSEVTEGHTESESQISQSVDAFHRGSSAQISDSSMSMQNEESICNEAIPSEQPSQELQKGTTPAVSLDLELNGHQISTSTLPIQNEDSVAEDAVPSIQSQYDPEESKVTGSMST from the exons ATGAGCCAGGAGAACCAAGTTACTAATTCTTCTCCTATGGAAAATGCCCCAGTGAAGCGGAAACGAGGCCGTCCTCGAAAGGATGAAAATCTGGTCTGTGGGAAGCCAGCTTCGACATCTCCCCCTGTAATTGATATAGTGAGGAGAAAGCGACGTCGTAGAGTAGATGAAATTAGTGATGCCATGGTGGGCCAGGCTGTTTCTGGTGTCCTTGAAGGATCATTCGAGGCTGGATACATGCTCACTGTCAAGGTTGGGGACACCAATACTGTTTTGAGGGGTGTTGTGTTTGAACCAGGGTTATCGGTTCCAATTTCGGTTGCGAATGATGTGGCCCCACATGTCAAGATGTTCAAAAGAAATGAGATTTCCCTGCCAACCCAGGTGCGAGGTACTAACCTCCAATCTGAGCAAAATAATGAAAGACTTGTCAAGGTTTCAGTGAATGAGGGTGTTCTTGCGTCAAAGGTTTTCTCACCTGTCAAACTGGTCCCTAGAGCACCCCAATTATCGCCCTACCAGGTTCAGATCAATCCCATGGCATTCTCAAAGGGAGAAGTTAATGATGCTAACAATGTCCCAAAAACTGCACCCCATGCCTTGCAGCCAGAGGAGAGTAAAACCAAGTGCTCACCTAGTCTACCTGCCAAAGGACTGGCAGGTGAAGCAAGTGGTGATGCCAATCATGCTGATCAAGTTTCTTCACAACTGGCAGCATCTCAGACTGAGAACAGGATTCCTACTGATGTTATGCAAAATGACAAGTCTGGTCTTCCCACAAGAGATGCACCCCATGCCTTGCCGCAAGAGGATAGTAAAGCCAAGAGATCACCTAGCCTACCTGCCGAAGGACTGGCCAGTGAAGCAAGTGATGATGACAATCATACTGTCCAAGTTCCTTCACAACCGGCAGCATCTCAGATTGAGAACAGGATGCCAATTGATGTTATGCACAATGACAAGTCTGGTCTTCCCACAGGAGAAGCTGAAGCACTGCCAGTCGATGCTTGCCAGGTGGTTCAAGTTTCTATGCAAACAGCAGCACCTcagatagagaagagaaagtCAATTGATTTGTTTTCAAATGACAAGTCTGATCTTCCAACaagtgaacctgaaggagtgcCAAGTGATATCAATCAGATGATCCCTGTTCCTTCACAGGCAGCAGCATCGCAGGTTAAGGCTTTGAAGCCAACCTATGTATTGCCTAATGACAAGCTTGATCTTCCCGCAAGAGAACCTGAAGGTCCACTAAATGATGCCAGTCAGGTGGTTGAGGATTCTTTGCAAGCAGCAGCACCTCAGAGAGAGAGTGGGAAGTCTGCCAATGTGGTGCCTGATGACAAGACTGACCTGCTCACAAGAGAACTTGATAGTTCCAACCAAGCCTCACTTATCAAGCCAGAGCAATTTGTACAGCCTGTGGTTAAGGGTGAACATTCTGCAGCCCAACCTTTACAGTTGGAGCATGACAGAGCTGTTGCACCATCTGAGATGTTTCAGGAAAACAAAGCTGCAGCTCTAATCAAGCGGCCCCTGAAAAATTCAAGTGCACCTGAAGATTCAGAATCCATCCCTAGTACTGAACCTTTTGTTGAGAAACTGTCGGGCAGTGAATCCATTGACCAGGTAACTCAAGTTCAATCACATGCGATGATATCTGAACTTCAGCCTGGCTGGCATGCTGACGTTGCTTTGACTTCAGGGGGCTCTGAAGTTAAACTAAACTGCATCCCTGTGTCAGATCCACCCCAAGCTGTAGCTGCCCAACCAGATAATGAAGTGACCTACTTCTTGGAAAAGAAGGCTTCTCCAAAAGGTGATACACCACAAGATTTAACATTTAAACTTTCTGATGAGATTCCAAGTAAAGCTGAGTTTTCACAGTTGGATGGGAGGGCAAAAGCTGATGTCTCTGAAGTGACCGAGGGACATACAGAGTCTGAGTCGCAGATCAGTCAATCAGTAGATGCATTCCACAGAGGAAGTAGTGCCCAAATTTCTGACTCTTCTATGTCCATGCAGAATGAAG AAAGCATATGC